The following DNA comes from bacterium.
CTCAGCCAGGTTTGAAAGCGGTCCATGCGGTATTTCAGATCGGTCAAGTCCTGCTGCAGAATCTCGAAGCTCGTGGCAATTGCGGTGTTGTCGCGCTCGTGCGCTGACAACAGTTCCTGGAAGCGCACCACGTTTTCCTGCAAGCGGGTCTGCTCACTTTCCATTTCCACCATCAGGCTGTCAACGATTTGCCTGCGGTAGAGCGCGCCGCTCTCCTTGACAGCCAGCGGATATTCCACCCAATAATTCACCGCCTGCAGCGCCCGGTCGGCTTGGTAGACTTCCAGCGCCCGCACGATCCGGTTGCGCCGCTGCACCGCCTCCTTCGCCACTTCGGGCTGGCCCGCTTGTTCCGCCTCGGCGATGAGACGGTCGAAATGGCGAATCTGCACGTACATGCTCTGGCGCTCGTCGGCAAATTCATCCATCAGCAGATTGCCCTTGGGGCCGCGATAATTGAAATTCAGCAGCACCGCTTGCAGGTCCTGCTTGGCGAGCGCCACCAGCTCATAGAGCGGGCGATCCTGGCGCTCCAGCACCTGCTTTTCCATCTGCTCCAACTCCGCGAGCTGCGCCACCATTTGCCGGCGCTCTTCGTTGTATTCCTTCGACACGTCCAGCACGCCGCGGGCGTTGGTGACGTAGCGAAAATCTTTCATTGCCGGCTCGGGGCGGTCGAGCAGGCGTTTGCAATGCGCGCTGAGCGCCAGCGCTTCATAGACATAGTTCGAAGCAAGATAATTGCCCAGCAGAGCCTCGGTCTGCACCAGACTGCTTTCCAAATCGCCCTGCTTCATTTGCGCCCAAGCCAGCCCCAACAGGCTCTGATCATAATGCTCCGAGCCTTTGGAGACCTGCTCGAAATATCTGCCGGCGCTGGCGTAATCACCGCGCTCGTAGTAAATAAAACCCAGTTTGAGCAGCGCGTTGTTGCGCAGGAGCGTGTTGAAGGCATCACTCCAGGGCAGCGTCGCGGCGCTGGCGACGGCTTCAAAATGAGGATAGGCCGCGGCCGAGTTGCCGAGATTGACTTGCGCGACGCCGCGCAAATAGCGGGCGGCCAGGTTGTACTTGGAACTTTCCGGAATCTTGGCCAGCTCGGCGTCCGCTTCGTGGAAGCGATCGTGGGTGAGATGGTCGTAGCCGGCGAGATAGCGGCCGCGCGCGAGCACCTTCGGTTCCAGACTCGCCGACAGCGAATCCATCTGGCGATAATAGGCAAAGAACGGTTCCTGCCACTTGAGCGTGTGCGCAATGCTGATCAACCGCAACAATGCCGTGCCGCGAAATTTGCTGGCTGCATACTCGCGCAGAAGCTGTTCATAGACCTTGAAAGCCTCGGCGTAGATGCCGCGCCCATACAGCGATTCGGCGCGGTAGAACACCACCGCTTCCCAATTCGGCGTGAGGCCGTGGCGGGCGAAGTGCGGGCCATAGTCCTGCATGGCCGCCTGGAATTGCAGATCGGCAAGCAGGTAACGCTCTGCGGCATAATTGAGCAGGGCGTCGCTGAGATCGCGATTGAGCATGCGCAGGAAGGAGCGCGCGTCCGCAGTCTGCAGCAGATTCTTTTTCAATATGGCGTATTGCGTGCGTTTCACTTCGAAGGCGGTGTGGCGGCCGGCGCGCCATTCCTGAAAGGCCTGCTCCAGAGTGATGGTGGCGGAATCGGGTTGGATGGCATAGCCCAACAGGGTGACGAGTCCTTTGTCCAGCCGGGACAAGACCTGCCGGCGCTCGGCTTCCACGTCGAGCGCGGCCGTCAGCGTGGGCGCCTGCGCCTGGTCCAGCTTGTCGAGCTGTTGGAGGACTTTGGTGAGCTGATCGACTTCTTTGAGATAGGCGTGGGCAATCGCCGGTTCCTCGTGGGTGACGTCGTAAACGCGCGCCACGATCCCTTGAATCTTCTGTTTTTGCTGCTGGACGAGCTGCAGCGCGCTCGAATCCGCGCGCGCCAGCGCCGTGCGCTCGAAGCGTTCCAGCCGGTCGAACATGCGCAACACCGAATCGACTTCGACGTCGTATTCGCGGACCAGCCCGGCCTTGTAGCCGGTGGTGGGGACGTTCTTTTTGTAAAGCTCCCGGTTTTCAATGGCAGTCAACAGCCGGTCGCGCAGATCGCTGAACTGTTCCAGCAAATCGGTGCGATTCTCCAGGCGCAGCGTCTTGGCCAGCGCATGAATCTCGTCGAGCATGGCGAGAATGGCGTCCAGCTCGGCGGTGTAGTCCTGCACCATGCGATCCATCTCACCATAGATCTGCTGGAAGCCGGGTTGATCTTTGGCAATGCCTTCCAGACCGCGTTGCTTGACCTCGGTGTACAGATTTTTGATGCTCTCCAGCAGCAGCCGCTCCTGCGCGGCCGTCTCGACGAGGTAGCTCCGCGTCTTTTGATCAAGATAGAACTTCAGTTTCTCGTCATAGCGCACAGCCTTTTGCTTGTCGAAAATGCGGCTCTCTTGAGCGGTTGCCGGAGCGACGAGGAGGGGAAGGAGGTGCAGGGCGGAGGAAAGCAAAAACATCGCAGCAATGCTTCGAACGCGACCTTCCCTTAGTCCTTTTGGCCACATGGTCATCCTCGGTTTTGGTAGCATGCCAGCCCACTGCCTGGCGCGACGATCATCACCTGCGCAGCTCGGAGTCGAGAGGAATCGACCCGTGGTCTGCGGCGCACAACCCATCCGTGGATTGCAAATCATTTTTTACAATCTATCTGAGGCTTTATATACTGGCAGTGCCTCACGATTACGTAAGCAAAATTTTTTCGGCCGCGCGCCCCCACCGGCAACCGCCGGCCCACTGTCGCGCCCGCGTGACAGTGGCAGCCCCTCGGTTTGCCAGCCGGTCTTGACAGCGAGAGTATACCGCCAATAAATGAAAATGCCGATTATCGCGGTAATGGCAGCGCGTTCAAAGTTGCAGTTCATGAGGCGCGCGCTTCCCACCGGCCGCGATGCTCGGCATTGTTCAAACTCGTGCAGAACCTAGCGGCAGTCGCCGCGGATTGCAGAAAAGCCGGTGCAGGGACGATCTTTTTCTCGTCAGGTTGGCGGGTGGAAAGGGCGGATCATCGAGGCAAGAGGAGACGAGTTCATTGTGAAAAGAATCAGTCTTCAGGCCGGTCGCCTGCAAAGCTGATCTACTCTTCTCAAGAGGGCTGGGATGCGCTGCTCTCCTTGCATGCGCATGATGAGGTCTTTGGCTTCAGCAGCGCGAAGGCAAAACTGTGCGCGCCACCGTCAGTATGGTCAACAGTTCACTGCCGGGTATGGAGAATTGTCGGATGGAAAAAGCTTGCAGGAATAACACTCTTTGCCGTTGTCGGGCAGGATCGCATTGGCCGCAGGAACGGCGGGGAAACGGGCGGGGGGCGGCGGTCAAGTCTTCATCAGTTCAACTACCTTCAAGCGATTGATTGCGCGCGCCAGGGCGGCCTCGGCGCGCAACACATCCCACTGCTTGCGGCCCTCCTGCAGGCGGCGCTCGGCGCGCTCTTTCGCCTGCCGCGCGCGTTCGGCATCGATCGCAGAAGCCGGCTCCGCCGCCTCCGCCAGAATCTTCACGCCACTGGGCATGACCTCGGCAATGCCGCCGCTGATGGCAAAGTACTTCGTCTGGTCGCCGATCTCCACTTTCAGATAGCCGACTTTGAGTGTCGCCAGCATATTCGTGTGATGCGGCAGCACACCGAAATAGCCAGCCTCTCCCGGCGCAACCACAGCGTTGACTTGCGCCGAAAAGACTTTGCTCGCCGGCGTGACGATTTCGAGAAGATAACTCTTTGCGGAGGCCATGGTGATCGCGGGCATGGGCCGCCGGCCGGGCGCAAACCCGCCGGCAACCGGCAGCCGGTTTTATCCTTTCATCTTCTTGGCGTTCTGCACCGCTTCTTCGATCGTGCCGACCATGTAGAACGCCTGCTCCGGCAGATCGTCATATTCGCCTTCGACAATGCCCTTGAAGCCGCGCACCGTGTCTTCCAGGCGGACGTAGCGGCCGGGCGTGCCGGTGAATTCCTCGGCGACGTGGAAGGGCTGGCTCAGGAACTTCTCCAGACGGCGCGCGCGATTGACCACGATCTTGTCGTCATCGGAAAGCTCTTCCATGCCGAGGATCGCGATGATGTCCTGCAGCTCCTTGTACTTCTGCAGAATCTGCTGCACCTGGCGGGCGACGCGGTAGTGCTCTTCGCCCACCACTTGCGACGACAGAATGCGGGAGGTGGAATCGAGCGGATCAACTGCCGGATAGATGCCCAGCTCGACGATGCGGCGCGACAACACGGTGGTGGCATCGAGATGCGCGAAGGTGGTGGCGGGCGCCGGATCGGTCAAATCGTCGGCGGGCACGTAGATGGCCTGCACCGAAGTCACCGAGCCTTTGCGCGTGGAAGTGATGCGCTCCTGCAGCGCGCCCATTTCGGTGGCGAGCGTCGGTTGATAACCCACCGCCGAGGGCATGCGGCCGAGCAGCGCCGAAACTTCCGAGCCGGCCTGGGTGAAGCGAAAAATGTTGTCGATGAATAGCAGCACGTCCTTGCCTTCGAAATCGCGGAAATACTCGGCAATCGTCAGCGCCGAAAGGCCGACCCGCAAACGTGCGCCCGGGGGCTCGTTCATCTGGCCGAACACCATGCTGGTTTTCGAGATCACGCCGGAGTGCGTCATTTCCAAAAGCAGGTCGTTGCCTTCTCGCGTGCGCTCGCCCACGCCGCTGAACACCGAATAACCGCCGTGCTCGGTGGCGATGTTGCGGATCAGCTCCTGAATCAACACGGTCTTGCCCACGCCGGCGCCGCCGAACAGGCCGGTTTTGCCGCCCTTGGAATAAGGCTCGAGCAAATCGATGACCTTGATGCCGGTTTCCAGAATTTCCGAGCGCGGATCCAAATCTTCCAAAGCCGGCGCGGGGCGGTGAATCGGCAGGTAGCGTTCCGCTTGAATCGGGCCCTTCTCGTCAATGGGTTCGCCGATGACGTTCAGCAACCGGCCGAGGGTGCCGGTGCCCACCGGCATGGTGATCGGCTGGCCGGTGTTCTTCACTTTCATGCCGCGCACCAGGCCATCGGTGGAATCCATCGCCACGCAGCGCACGGTGTTTTCACCGAGGTGTTGTTGCACTTCCAACACCAGCCGGCTGCCGCCGGTATGATTCTGGACAACTTCCAAAGCGGTCAGAATGGCAGGAAGCTCGGCGTCTTCGAAAGCCACATCCACCACTGCGCCGATGACTTGAACCAATTTGCCTTCACTCATCAGGTCGTCACCTTTCTAAAACGAGAGTTTGATATCGCCGCTGCGTTGGCCGTGCGCCGCGTTTCCCGGCGGGTTGCACAGCCACTACTTGGTCAGGGCTTCCGCGCCGCCCACGATCTCCAGCAGCTCTTTGGTGATCGCAGCCTGCCGTGCTTTGTTGTAATGCAGCGTCAATTGCGCGATGATTTCCTTGGCATTGTCGGTGGCGGCATCCATGGCGGCCATGCGCGCGCCCAATTCCGCCGCATACGATTCCAGCAGGGCCTGCCAGACGGTAATGTTGATGTACTTGCGGCAGAGCGTATCCAGGATCTTCACCGGCGCAGGCTCGAACACGAAATCAGTCGGGTACTTTTCGTCCTGGGGCGGCCGCGGCACGATCGGCAGGAGCTGCTGCACCACCAGCTTTTGCTGGATCACCGATTTGAATTCATTGTAGACGAGATAGATGCGATCGAGGCTCCCGGCCAGATACTGCTCCTGAATCAGGCGGCCGAGGCCTTGCGCATGCACGAAATCGAGATTGTTGAAGAAGCCGGTGAGGTTTGCCAGGATGGGATAGCCGCGGCGATTGAAGTGTTCGAAACCTTTCTTGCCGGCGCAGATGAGCGCGGCTTCGACGCCCGGCTGCTGCGCCGCCTGAAACTCGCTGGTGGCGCGCCGAATGATGTTGGCGTTGAAGCTGCCGGCCAGGCCGCGGTCGCCGGTGACCACCACGAAGGCGAGGTGCTTCGGTTCCCGCACTGCCAGCAGCGGATGCCAGCTCGGATCGACTTTGGCGCTGACGTGGCCCAGCATTTCATCGAGGCTGTGGGCATAAGGCCGCGCTTTCAACATGCGCTCTTGCGCGCGCCGCAGCTTGGCGGCCGCCACCAGCTTCATGGCCTTGGTGATTTGCTGCGTGCTTCTGACGCTGGCAATTCGGCGCTTGATGTCACGAAGAGTCGCCATTTATGCCTTGCCGCCGAAAAGTTTCAAGAACTCATTGGCCGCCTCGAGCATCTGGCCGCGCAAATCATCGTCGATGGCCTTCTTGCTGCGCAGCGTCTCGAGGAGGGCGGGATGAGTCGATTCCAAATAGCTCAGGTATTCCGCTTCGAATCGTTGCATCTGATCCACCGGCAGGCTGTCCAACAGGCCGTTGGCGCCGACGAAAATGATGGCAATCTGTTTCTCGACCGGCAGTGGCTGATATTGGCCCTGCTTCAGCAGCTCCACCATGCGGGCGCCGCGCGCCAACTGCTGTTGCGTAACCTTGTCGAGATCGGAGCCGAACTTGGCGAACGCCGCCAGCTCGCGGTATTGCGCGAGATCGAGGCGCAAACGGCCGGCGACCTGCTTCATGGCCTTGATCTGGGCGTTGCCGCCGACGCGGCTCACCGAGATGCCGACGTTAATGGCGGGCCGCACGCCGGCGTAAAACAAATCGCCTTCCAAAAAGATCTGCCCGTCGGTGATCGAAATGACATTGGTGGGAATGTAGCCGGACACGTCACCCGCCTGGGTTTCGATGATCGGCAGCGCGGTGAGCGAGCCGCCGCCCTTGGTGACGCCATGGTGCCGCAGGGCGTTCATGTCATCGGTGAGTTTGGAGGCGCGCTCGAGCAGCCGCGAATGCAGATAGAAAACGTCACCGGGATAGGCTTCGCGGCCCGGCGGCCGGCGCAGCAGCAGCGAAACCTGGCGGTAAGCCCAGGCATGTTTGGAAAGATCGTCGTACACCACCAGGCAGTGCATGCCGTTGTCGCGGAAATATTCGCCCATGGCCGCGCCGGCGTAGGGTGCGATGAATTGCAGCGGCGCCGGATCGCTGGCATTGGCGGCCACCACGATGGAATAATCCATCGCGCCGGCGTCTTCCAGAGTCTTGATGACGCGCGCCACCGACGAGCCTTTCTGGCCGATGGCGACATAGATGCACTTGACGTCCCCGCCCTTTTGGTTGATGATGGTGTCCACCGCCACCGCGGTTTTGCCGGTGCCGCGGTCGCCGATGATCAACTCGCGCTGGCCGCGGCCGATGGGAATCATGGCGTCGATGGCCTTCAAGCCGGTTTGCAGCGGCTCTTTCACCGGCTGGCGCTGCACCACGCCCAGGGCCTTGCGTTCGAGCAAGCCGCGCGTACTGGCGTTCACCGGGCCTTTGCCGTCGCGCGGATTGCCGAGCGGGTCCACCACGCGGCCGAGCAGCTCCATGCCGACCGGCACGTCCATGACGCGTCCGGTGCGCTTGACGGGATCGCCTTCCCGGATTTCAGTGTCGCGGCCAAACAGCACCACACCCACGTTGTCTTCTTCCAGGTTGAGCGCCATGCCCATCACGCCGTTGTGGAATTCGACCAGCTCGCTGGCTTGGACGTTTTCCAGGCCGTAGACGCGGGCGATGCCGTCACCCACCTGAATGACTTCGCCGACCTCGGCGATGTCGACCTTTCTTTCAAAACCTTCGATCTGTTTTTTCAGAATCGAAGTGATTTCATCGGGACGAATTTCCATGAACTCCAGTCTCCAAGAAGTGGCTTTCGTTCGCGGCGGGCGCGGGAAGCGATGGTCGCACGAACGGCTTCCCGACCGCGGCGCCGGCCGTCAATTGCGCTGGCGGTGAATCGCCTCGCGCAAGCGCTGCAACTGCAACCGCACCGAGCCGTCGAGAATCTTGCCGTCCAAATCGAGAATCACGCCGCCGAGAATGCCGGGATCGACCCGGTTTTCGAGCTCGAGCTGCATCTTCAAGGTTTTGGTGAGATCCGCCTGCAGGGCATCCAGCTCGGGCTTGGTCATGGGCACGGCGGAAATCGCCAGCGCTCTCAGCTTGCGATGATGCTTGTCATAGAGCCGCTGCCAAGCCTGCTGGATCTCGCGATACATGCCAATCCGTCCCTTGTCCACCAGCAGGATCAGGAAGTTGAACACGATGGGGGAGCATTGCGCCTGCAACACGCGGGTGAGCGCGTGGCGTTTTTCTGCGCGGCTGCTTTCCGGGGAACGCAGAAACAGGTCCAACTCGCGGTTTTCTTCGATCGCGGCAACGACGCCATGCAACTCGCGGCGGATGGCCTCGAGTTGCTGGCGCTCCAGCGCCACGGCAAACAACGCGCGCGCGTAACGTTGCGCGAGGATACCCTGTTTCATAGGCTGACCGTCACTGGGGCCTGTGCACGATTTCGAGTTGGGGTTCGCGGGCCGGCGGGCGGCACGCCGCGAACGGTTTCAATTCGGTTCACCGACCAGCGGGTGAATCTCTTTCAGCGCCTGGCGGATGAGATCCTGGTGATCCTTGGCGCTGAGCGATTTCCCGATGATCTTGGCGGCGATGGCCACCGACAGCTCGCCGGCGGTGCGCTTGATTTCCTCCAGCGCCTTTTCCCGCTCCAGACCGATGTCGCGCTTGGCGCGCTGCAGCAGGGCTTCCGCTTCGGTTTGCGCCTTGAGCACGATTTCGTCGCGGGTGGCTTCCGCGGTTTTGCGGCTCTTCGCGATCATGTCCTGCGCCTCCTGGCGCGCCTTCGCCATCATTTGGTCATATTCGCGCCGCATGCGCTCCGCATTTTGCTGCGCCTGCTCGGCGCGCTCGAGCGATTCCCGAATCTTGCGGGTCCGTTCATCAATGGCCGCGACGATCGGCTGCCAGGCGAGCTTGCGCAGCAGCAACAGCAGCAGCACGAAAATGATGACCGTCCACGCGATCAGACCGGTGTGCAGTTCTAACATGCCTCATCTGAGAAATTGAACGATGAGCAACCGAACAAGCTGAATTGCCGAACAACGGACCGCTTACTTGCCGGCCAGCAAAAAGCAAATCACTTCGCCGAACAGCGCCACGCCTTCGATCAGCGCCGCGGCAATAATCATCGAGCCGCGCACGTCACCGGCGGCTTCGGGTTGCCGGCCAATCGCCTCCATCGCGGCACTTGCGATTTTGCCGATGCCGAATCCCGCGCTCATTGCCACGATGCCGGCGCCGATACCGGCGGCCAAGTGTGCCATGCCGAATTCACCCATTGCGAATTCCTCCGTCAGAGTTGAAAACCAGGAAAGAGTTTATTTTTGACATTGCCGAAAAGCCGATTATCCAACGCGGATTGCTGCCTGCGCCGCACCGCCGCAGCGGAACGGCGTACCCTGCCCTTCCGGAAAGAAACAGAACGACCCAGGAGGAGTCCGGCGCGCGGTCACGCGCTCAGTGCGCCGGCTCGGCGGGATGGGCTTCCTCCTCATGAGGCTCGGAATGAGCCGCCGCGAAACCGATGAAAAGAGCGGACAACAGGGTAAAAATGTAAGCCTGCAGGAAGGCAACCAGAATTTCCAGAAGATAAACGAACAGGCTGAACGCCACCGACACCGGCGCAATGCCGTAGCCCGCCGCCGGATTCGCGCCGTTCTTGCTGAAGATGAAGATCAGATTGATGAGCGCGAGAATGACGACGTGACCGGCGGTCATGTTGGCGAACAGACGAATGCACAGGGCGAAGGGCTTGGTGAACAGGCCGAGAAACTCCACCGGGATCATGACGATCCACATCGCGGGATGCACGCCGCCGGTGAGATGCTTCAGATAGCCCAGCACCCCGTGCGAACGGATGCTGGCGAACTGGGTGAGCAGAAAAGTCAGCGCGGCCAGGGCGGCGGTCACGCTCACGTTGCCGGTGGCGGTTGCCGCAAAGGGAACCAAGCCCAGGAGATTGCACGTCAGGATGAAGAAGAAAGCGGTGCAGAGATAGGGCACAAACGTCGCGGCGGCCTTCTCGCCCATGTTGGGAATGGCGATTTCCTTGTAGATGAATTCCACCACCGCATCCACCGCGGCGGCCCAGCCGGTGGGCACCGTGCCCGGACGGTTGCGCCGCGCGGCGGTGGCCAGCAGAATGAGCAAGAACACCGCGGCAGCCATCATCATCACCACGTGCTTGGTGATGGAAAAATCGATTCCGAAAAGCTCGAATTGCGGCAGGTGGACTTCGCCGAAAGGCTGGAAGTCCAGCTTGTTGGCATCACTGATGTGATGGAGGATGAAACTGCCGATGCTTTCCGAGGGGGGATGATGCGCCTCCTGCGGCGCTGCCGTCGCGGCCGCCGGCGGAGGATGGGAAGAGGTGTGTTCCTGCGGGGTGTCGCCTGCGAAGGTGAACAGTGCGAGAAACCAGCCAATCAGCAGCGGCGTCATGAATTCCTGATCGATTTAATGCGTTTGAAATGTCTCTGCAGAATCAGCGTTTCAGTGAATTGCAGGATCAGATACGTTCCCACCAGGGAAGCGGCGAAGATGGTGAGGTCCAGGCTCGAAAATTTCCACACCACGAACAGCGCCACCCCCACGACGATGACCCGAAACAGCAGGCCTCCGAAGAGCACACTCATGAAAATTTTGTGCGACCGGGTGCTGGCCCAGCGCAATGCCAGAAAACCGACGACCGCCATGCCGGCGCTGATGGCCAGACCG
Coding sequences within:
- a CDS encoding F0F1 ATP synthase subunit epsilon; its protein translation is MPAITMASAKSYLLEIVTPASKVFSAQVNAVVAPGEAGYFGVLPHHTNMLATLKVGYLKVEIGDQTKYFAISGGIAEVMPSGVKILAEAAEPASAIDAERARQAKERAERRLQEGRKQWDVLRAEAALARAINRLKVVELMKT
- the atpD gene encoding F0F1 ATP synthase subunit beta, yielding MSEGKLVQVIGAVVDVAFEDAELPAILTALEVVQNHTGGSRLVLEVQQHLGENTVRCVAMDSTDGLVRGMKVKNTGQPITMPVGTGTLGRLLNVIGEPIDEKGPIQAERYLPIHRPAPALEDLDPRSEILETGIKVIDLLEPYSKGGKTGLFGGAGVGKTVLIQELIRNIATEHGGYSVFSGVGERTREGNDLLLEMTHSGVISKTSMVFGQMNEPPGARLRVGLSALTIAEYFRDFEGKDVLLFIDNIFRFTQAGSEVSALLGRMPSAVGYQPTLATEMGALQERITSTRKGSVTSVQAIYVPADDLTDPAPATTFAHLDATTVLSRRIVELGIYPAVDPLDSTSRILSSQVVGEEHYRVARQVQQILQKYKELQDIIAILGMEELSDDDKIVVNRARRLEKFLSQPFHVAEEFTGTPGRYVRLEDTVRGFKGIVEGEYDDLPEQAFYMVGTIEEAVQNAKKMKG
- the atpG gene encoding ATP synthase F1 subunit gamma, encoding MATLRDIKRRIASVRSTQQITKAMKLVAAAKLRRAQERMLKARPYAHSLDEMLGHVSAKVDPSWHPLLAVREPKHLAFVVVTGDRGLAGSFNANIIRRATSEFQAAQQPGVEAALICAGKKGFEHFNRRGYPILANLTGFFNNLDFVHAQGLGRLIQEQYLAGSLDRIYLVYNEFKSVIQQKLVVQQLLPIVPRPPQDEKYPTDFVFEPAPVKILDTLCRKYINITVWQALLESYAAELGARMAAMDAATDNAKEIIAQLTLHYNKARQAAITKELLEIVGGAEALTK
- the atpA gene encoding F0F1 ATP synthase subunit alpha encodes the protein MEIRPDEITSILKKQIEGFERKVDIAEVGEVIQVGDGIARVYGLENVQASELVEFHNGVMGMALNLEEDNVGVVLFGRDTEIREGDPVKRTGRVMDVPVGMELLGRVVDPLGNPRDGKGPVNASTRGLLERKALGVVQRQPVKEPLQTGLKAIDAMIPIGRGQRELIIGDRGTGKTAVAVDTIINQKGGDVKCIYVAIGQKGSSVARVIKTLEDAGAMDYSIVVAANASDPAPLQFIAPYAGAAMGEYFRDNGMHCLVVYDDLSKHAWAYRQVSLLLRRPPGREAYPGDVFYLHSRLLERASKLTDDMNALRHHGVTKGGGSLTALPIIETQAGDVSGYIPTNVISITDGQIFLEGDLFYAGVRPAINVGISVSRVGGNAQIKAMKQVAGRLRLDLAQYRELAAFAKFGSDLDKVTQQQLARGARMVELLKQGQYQPLPVEKQIAIIFVGANGLLDSLPVDQMQRFEAEYLSYLESTHPALLETLRSKKAIDDDLRGQMLEAANEFLKLFGGKA
- the atpH gene encoding ATP synthase F1 subunit delta, translating into MKQGILAQRYARALFAVALERQQLEAIRRELHGVVAAIEENRELDLFLRSPESSRAEKRHALTRVLQAQCSPIVFNFLILLVDKGRIGMYREIQQAWQRLYDKHHRKLRALAISAVPMTKPELDALQADLTKTLKMQLELENRVDPGILGGVILDLDGKILDGSVRLQLQRLREAIHRQRN
- the atpF gene encoding F0F1 ATP synthase subunit B; this encodes MLELHTGLIAWTVIIFVLLLLLLRKLAWQPIVAAIDERTRKIRESLERAEQAQQNAERMRREYDQMMAKARQEAQDMIAKSRKTAEATRDEIVLKAQTEAEALLQRAKRDIGLEREKALEEIKRTAGELSVAIAAKIIGKSLSAKDHQDLIRQALKEIHPLVGEPN
- a CDS encoding ATP synthase F0 subunit C; this translates as MGEFGMAHLAAGIGAGIVAMSAGFGIGKIASAAMEAIGRQPEAAGDVRGSMIIAAALIEGVALFGEVICFLLAGK
- the atpB gene encoding F0F1 ATP synthase subunit A; amino-acid sequence: MTPLLIGWFLALFTFAGDTPQEHTSSHPPPAAATAAPQEAHHPPSESIGSFILHHISDANKLDFQPFGEVHLPQFELFGIDFSITKHVVMMMAAAVFLLILLATAARRNRPGTVPTGWAAAVDAVVEFIYKEIAIPNMGEKAAATFVPYLCTAFFFILTCNLLGLVPFAATATGNVSVTAALAALTFLLTQFASIRSHGVLGYLKHLTGGVHPAMWIVMIPVEFLGLFTKPFALCIRLFANMTAGHVVILALINLIFIFSKNGANPAAGYGIAPVSVAFSLFVYLLEILVAFLQAYIFTLLSALFIGFAAAHSEPHEEEAHPAEPAH